The following proteins are co-located in the Anas platyrhynchos isolate ZD024472 breed Pekin duck chromosome 1, IASCAAS_PekinDuck_T2T, whole genome shotgun sequence genome:
- the LPCAT3 gene encoding lysophospholipid acyltransferase 5 — translation MAAAGSGRGLAQLAEALGSSEQALRLILSILMGYPFALFQRYFLFQKETYLIHLYNALTGLSIAYFNFGMQFFHSLLCVLIQFLILRLMGRTITAVFTTFLFQMTYLMAGYYFTATEHYDIKWTMPHCVLTLKLIGLAIDYYDGGKDLEFLTPEQRRFAVRGVPTLLEVSGFSYFYGAFMVGPQFSMTDYQKLARGEMTDVQGQRPNSFVPALKRLSLGLFFLVTYTLSSQYISDEYLISDDYMEKPFWFRCGYILIWGKIILYKYVTCWLVTEGVCILVGLGYNGKDQNGKPMWDACANMKVWLYETTPLFTGTIASFNINTNAWVARYIFKRLKFLGNKLLSQALALFFLAIWHGLHSGYLVCFQMELLIVIVERQVINLVRDSPPLSALASITALQPIFYVLQQANHWMFMGYSLVPFCLFTWDKWMKVYRSIYFLGHVLFFTLLLVLPYIRKLIVPRKEKLKKAE, via the exons GGTATCCTTTTGCCTTGTTCCAGCGCTACTTCCTCTTCCAGAAGGAGACCTACCTCATTCATCTCTACAATGCGTTGACAGGACTCTCAATTGCGTACTTCAATTTTG gGATGCAGTTCTTTCATTCCCTGCTGTGTGTTCTAATCCAGTTCCTCATCCTGAGGCTTATGGGCCGCACAATCACTGCTGTCTTCACCACGTTCCTCTTTCAGATG ACATACCTTATGGCTGGATATTACTTCACAGCCACAGAGCATTACGACATCAAGTGGACAATGCCACACTGTGTCTTGACTCTCAAATTGATCG GTCTGGCCATCGATTACTATGATGGAGGAAAAGACCTG GAGTTCCTGACCCCTGAGCAGCGGCGATTTGCTGTCCGGGGAGTTCCTACCTTGTTGGAAGTCTCAGGATTCTCCTATTTCTATGGTGCCTTCATGGTGGGACCTCAGTTCTCCATGACAGACTATCAGAAACTGGCAAGGGGTGAGATGACTGACGTTCAAGGCCAGAGACCCAATAG ttttgTACCTGCTCTCAAGCGCCTCAGTTTGGGTCTCTTCTTTCTAGTGACCTATACTTTGTCAAGCCAGTACATCTCTGATGAATACCTCATCTCAGATGATTACATG GAGAAGCCTTTCTGGTTCCGTTGTGGCTACATATTGATCTGGGGAAAAATTATACTCTACAAATACGTAACCTGCTGGCTTGTTACG GAGGGTGTCTGCATCCTTGTGGGCCTGGGGTACAATGGCAAGGACCAGAACGGAAAGCCTATGTGGGATGCCTGTGCCAACATGAAGGTCTGGCTGTATGAGACAACACCTTTATTCACAGGGACCATTGCTTCTTTCAACATCAACACCAACGCTTGGGTGGCCCG CTACATCTTCAAGCGTCTGAAGTTCCTGGGGAACAAACTGCTGTCACAGGCACTGGCCCTGTTCTTCCTGGCCATTTGGCATGGGCTGCACTCTGGCTACCTGGTGTGCTTCCAAATGGAGCTGCTCATAGTCATCGTCGAAAGACAG GTCATCAACCTCGTTCGGGACAGCCCTCCCTTAAGCGCTTTGGCCTCCATCACTGCCTTGCAGCCTATTTTCTACGTGCTACAACAGGCTAACCACTGGATGTTTATGGGTTACTCTCTGGTGCCATTTTGCCTTTTTACATGGGACAAATGGATGAAG GTGTACAGGTCTATTTATTTCCTTGGCCACGTGTTGTTCTTCACCTTATTATTGGTGTTGCCTTATATTCGCAAGTTAATTGTGCCAcgaaaagaaaagctaaaaaaagCAGAGTAA
- the EMG1 gene encoding ribosomal RNA small subunit methyltransferase NEP1 — protein MAAAGGTRGEAAEEAPPAAKRAAGQRRLLVVLEGASLETVKVGKTFELLNCDKHKAMLLRSGRDPAGVRPDITHQSLLMLMDSPLNRAGLLQVYIHTQKNVLIEVNPQTRIPRTFDRFCGLMVQLLHKLSVRAADGPQKLLKVIKNPINDHLPVGCMKIGTSFAVPKVTDLRELVPAAEPVTIVVGAFAHGSVNVDYTEKMISISNYPLSAALTCAKITTAFEEVWGVV, from the exons ATGGCGGCGGCAGGCGGGACACGAGGGGAGGCGGCTGAGGAGGCTCCGCCGGCGGCCAAGAGGGCGGCGGGGCAGCGGcggctgctggtggtgctggaaGGGGCGAGCCTGGAGACCGTGAAG GTGGGGAAGACGTTCGAGCTGCTCAACTGCGACAAGCACAAGGCGATGCTGCTGAGGAGCGGCCGGGACCCCGCGGGGGTGCGGCCCGACATCACCCACCAG agtctCCTGATGCTCATGGATAGCCCCCTGAATCGGGCCGGTCTCCTGCAGGTTTACATCCATACGCAGAAGAATGTCTTGATCGAGGTCAACCCTCAGACCAGGATCCCAAGAACTTTTGATCGGTTCTGTGGTCTAATGG TTCAGTTGCTGCATAAGCTCAGTGTCCGAGCAGCTGATGGGCCTCAGAAGCTGTTGAAG GTGATTAAAAATCCCATCAATGACCATCTCCCTGTGGGCTGTATGAAGATAGGCACCTCTTTTGCAGTTCCAAAGGTGACAGATCTGCGTGAACTGGTTCCTGCAGCGGAGCCAGTAACTATTGTTGTGGGAGCTTTTGCCCATGGTTCG gtCAATGTTGACTATACAGAAAAGATGATTTCTATCAGCAACTAccctctctctgctgccttgACATGTGCTAAAATTACTACTGCCTTTGAGGAGGTCTGGGGAGTGGTATGA
- the PHB2 gene encoding prohibitin-2 has product MAQNLKDLAGRLPAGPRGVGTALKLLLGAGALAYGVRESVFIVEGGQRAIFFNRIGGVQQDTILAEGLHFRIPWFQYPIIYDIRARPRKISSPTGSKDLQMVNISLRVLTRPNAAELPSMYQRLGLDYEERVLPSIVNEVLKSVVAKFNASQLITQRAQVSLLIRRELTERAKDFSLILDDVAITELSFSREYTAAVEAKQVAQQEAQRAQFLVEKAKQEQKQKIVQAEGEATAAKMLGEALSRNPGYIKLRKIRAAQNISKTIAGSQNRVYLTADNLVLNLQDEGFTR; this is encoded by the exons ATGGCGCAGAACCTGAAGGACCTGGCGGGGCGGCTGCCGGCCGGGCCGCGCGGTGTCGGCACCGCCCtcaagctgctgctgggcgCGGGCGCCCTGGCGTATGGCGTCCGCGAGTCCGTCTTCATCG TGGAAGGCGGGCAGCGGGCCATCTTCTTCAACCGCATCGGCGGCGTGCAGCAGGACACCATCCTGGCCGAGGGGCTGCACTTCAG GATCCCCTGGTTCCAGTACCCCATCATCTACGACATCCGAGCCCGGCCGCGCAAGATTTCCTCCCCCACCGGCTCCAAAG ACCTGCAGATGGTGAACATCTCCCTGCGCGTCCTCACCCGCCCCAACGCCGCCGAGCTGCCCAGCATGTACCAGCGCCTGGGCCTGGACTACGAGGAGCGAGTCCTGCCCTCCATCGTCAACGAGGTGCTCAAGAGCGTGGTCGCCAAGTTCAACGCCTCGCAGCTCATCACACAGAGAGCTCAG GTGTCTCTGCTCATTAGGCGAGAACTGACGGAGAGAGCCAAGGATTTCAGCCTCATCCTTGATGATGTGGCTATCACAGAGCTGAGTTTCAGTCGTGAATACACAGCGGCCGTGGAAGCTAAGCAAGTGG CCCAGCAGGAGGCACAGCGCGCACAGTTCCTGGTGGAGAAGGCCAAGcaggagcagaagcagaagaTTGTTCAGGCTGAAGGGGAAGCTACAGCTGCTAAGATG CTCGGTGAAGCTCTGAGCAGGAATCCAGGCTACATCAAGCTACGTAAGATACGAGCTgctcaaaacatttcaaagacG